The stretch of DNA CCTCCTTTACGTATCCGCCTGGATAACCATAGGGCTTGGATCTATACCTCAGCAAGATGTGTTTCAAAGGGTTATGTCTTCAAGGTCCGAAAGGGTAGCAGTTCTTTCTTCTTTGATAGCTGGTTTTATGTATTTGACAGTTGCTATGATACCCTTGCTTCTCGCTCTATTTGCAAAAGCCTATTATCCTCAACTTCTAAAAGTTGACAGTCAACTTCTTCTTCCACGAATGGTTATGGACCACACGAATTTACTGACGCAAGTGCTATTTTTGGGCGCACTCCTTTCTGCAATAATGAGTACAGCAAGCGGAGCGATACTCGCGCCCTCCGCTATACTGAGTGAAAATCTCATAAAGCCCATGTTTAAAAACTTATCGGACAGAGAATTCCTTTGGATCACAAGGGCTTGCATTCTTTTTGTAGCGCTCATTTCTTTGATCTTTGCATTTATAGGAGAATCCATATATGAACTTGTTGGAAGTTCATCGGCTCTGAGCCTGGTATCTCTTTTTGTCCCTCTAACCACAGGGCTTTACTTTAGAGGATCTAACAGTGTCAGCGCAATGAGTTCTATGCTGTGTGGATTTATCGCTTGGTTGGTAGCTTATATACTAAATTCCGACTACTCCCTTCTAATAGGTCTTTTTTTCAGTGTTTGTGGTTACGCTGTACCTTCGTTTTTGGCAAAACTAAAAGGATCTCTTGAAAAGGCTTTTTAACTTTTCCATCTTTTGTATAGGTTGTGTTTTATATCCAAGCTGTCTAAGACTTTGCCTACTACGAAATCTATGAGATCCTGAAGACTTTGAGGTTTATGATAAAAGCCGGGACTTGCAGGCATAACTATAGCTCCAGCTCTTGCAACTTTTAGCATGTTTTCAATGTGAAGAACGGAGTAAGGCATCTCACGCAAAAGGAGAATAAGAGGTACGCGTTCTTTGAGTGCAACTTCGCAAGTTCTGTGTATGAGATTTTGATTTATTCCGTTTGCGATGCATGCGAGACTGCTCATTGAACAAGGGGCAACGATAACACCTTTATAGACACAAAGGCGGGAACCGCTTGCTGTATGACTGTCTATTTTTGAAGATGGTATCAGATTAACATTCGGAAACCTTTCTAAAATATCCTCACGTGTTAGTCCGAGTTCTTCTTTCATAACCACATACCCGGATGGAGAGATAATAAGATGTATATTGAAGTCTTTGTAAAGAATCTCAAGCAATCTGTATCCGTATATACAACCGCTCGCACCTGTTATACAAAGAACAAGATCTTTTTTCAAGTTAAACTCCGTCCAATTCTTCCTTCCTTATATAGTACTGAAGTCTCTCTATCCTTAAGGTCTTGCCAGAAATATTGTCTATATCTACCAAAAGACCGTTGAAAATCACATCTTCTTTCTCTTCCACTTCGTACTTCTGAGGAATACCTTTCAAAAATCTCTCTATAGCTTCCTTGGACTTCATACCTATGACTGAATACCAGCACCCACTCATTCCCACATCGGTAATATAACCTGTTCCGTGCTTGAGTATCGTATGATCTGCAGTGGGTACATGTGTATGCGTTCCGTACACGAGGCTCGCTCTTCCGTCCACGTACAAACCGAAAGCCCACTTTTCTGAGGTGGTCTCCGCATGAAAGTCAACTATAATTATGTTAGTAATCTTTGAAACCTCTTGATAAATTCGGTCAAATACTCTGAAAGGGTTGTCCAGATTTGAAT from Hydrogenobacter sp. encodes:
- a CDS encoding sodium:solute symporter family protein, which translates into the protein MLIVFVVMYMLLTIGVGVLASSFVKSSKDFLLAGRSLPLYISASALFATWFGSETVLGASSKIAQDGLYGVIEDPFGASLCLFLIGLFFAKPLYRMNLLTFGDFYRVLYGRKVEVVASIMLAMSYFGWIAAQIVAIGIIMQVTLSIPKEMGILIGFGVVLFYTFLGGMWAVSLTDFIQTVMIITGLLFTLYEVSQGFTRIIPILTSQPAGFYKFLPDMNLKDILLYVSAWITIGLGSIPQQDVFQRVMSSRSERVAVLSSLIAGFMYLTVAMIPLLLALFAKAYYPQLLKVDSQLLLPRMVMDHTNLLTQVLFLGALLSAIMSTASGAILAPSAILSENLIKPMFKNLSDREFLWITRACILFVALISLIFAFIGESIYELVGSSSALSLVSLFVPLTTGLYFRGSNSVSAMSSMLCGFIAWLVAYILNSDYSLLIGLFFSVCGYAVPSFLAKLKGSLEKAF
- a CDS encoding UbiX family flavin prenyltransferase, whose product is MKKDLVLCITGASGCIYGYRLLEILYKDFNIHLIISPSGYVVMKEELGLTREDILERFPNVNLIPSSKIDSHTASGSRLCVYKGVIVAPCSMSSLACIANGINQNLIHRTCEVALKERVPLILLLREMPYSVLHIENMLKVARAGAIVMPASPGFYHKPQSLQDLIDFVVGKVLDSLDIKHNLYKRWKS
- a CDS encoding TIGR00282 family metallophosphoesterase, producing MRLFVVGDIIGKPGRRALKYMLKGYRDLVDLVLVNVENAAGGFGITKKVYEELKSLGVDFMTSGNHIWDKKEVYEFIDSVKDLLRPANYPDGVPGKGYGLFEKDGVKFALINLMGRSLLDSNLDNPFRVFDRIYQEVSKITNIIIVDFHAETTSEKWAFGLYVDGRASLVYGTHTHVPTADHTILKHGTGYITDVGMSGCWYSVIGMKSKEAIERFLKGIPQKYEVEEKEDVIFNGLLVDIDNISGKTLRIERLQYYIRKEELDGV